tacgcgcgtgacaccaaCAGGTTTTTCGTTTAATCGTTTCTTTTCTCGCAGGACTGGTGGAACTTTGGCCACCGCGTAGTGTGATCATCATGAAGAAGATGCTAAAGTACGCGGGTCCATTTGGAATTTGTGCCATCCTAGCCGGGACTATTTTTGTCGAAAGGAACAAGAATCGCAGCACCAGAGACAACCTAAAAGATGCCGTCGAAGTCATTAAAAGAAAAGGagtacgcccccccccccaccaaaaaacaTCGCTATCCTATTCCTATTTACCTTGCACGTTTATTTATTCCCAATGAAATAGTATaaaatgttcttcttttttttaggtgataaatgttgactcccccccccccccatcttgaTAAGGTTTGTATTTATATAACACTCCAGCCAATGGAATTACATTAATTTATTGAGTATATCACCGTTCAGAATCTATGTAAACAATCGAACTTATTTGCATTCCTTATTGCATAGGACAAGTCTGACACAAATCAATATTTCGATGTAGGAAGGATCATGGCAAGGgcatctcattttttttaaatcaatactGTTGCTTGTATAGATGGGGAAAGGAAACTACGTTAAATGGACAGATGTCACATCGCTTTgattgattatatatatatttttttaggttttctttggaagcttAAAAATGCCACCCAGATGTTCAGATAATCATCTCATGTCTACCTCTCTAAGGGAAAAGGATGAGATGACGAGATCTCGGATCTTGTCATTCCTGCATTTTGTAAAAGGGATGATCAGATGACGTGAACTTAgatcttgtcatgtctacatcccgtgaGAGAGATGATCAGGTGGCAAGATCTTGTGTCATGTCAACATCCCGCAGGCATGGAGGgagagagatgatcagatgacaagatctcggatctcgtcatgtctacatcttttagaaaagatgatcagatgacatgatcttggatctcgtcatgtctacatccagtggaagagatgatcagatgacaagatctcagatctcgtcatgtctagaTCCCGTGGAAGAGATGATCAGGATGACAAGATCTTAGATCTCGTCAAGTCTACATTTTGTGTGAGAGATGACATGGATGGTGAGATAACAAGTTCTCGGATCAAAGGTCTTATCATCTGGTCGTCTCTTCCACTGgatgtcgacatgacgagatccgagatcttgtcatctaATCATCTCTTCTATAAAACTTTTATGAATCCCGAGTCTTGTCCTCATGTTCCTTTTTCCAACAGTACCGAGTTTTCTTTTTCCCCGAGGGAACGAGAAGATTAACTCAGAAGAATACAGAGAGTTCAGAACCCATGCTCCCCTTCAAAAAGGGGGCTTTCAATGTTGCCATTTTAACTCAGGTATAACgtcctttattattttacataacgatatatttttcattcaaacaatGTTTCAACATGACAGAGTCGTAAACGAAAGCAATACTATGATGTGGGTCATGCGAATGCGATATAAACGGTACTCGTACATCAGGAAGTATAAAGCTATTTGATATTAGTTATATGTATCAGACATCgaaagtaaatattataggtGGAAAAACTATTACCTATGATTCTATGACAGAACTGAGGTTCTTTCCGGCAGTATACAGGAACACTAGATTTACAATTATGAGTGAACATTTGGGAGTGTACCTGTAACCTTGGCAACGTAAATACATTAGACTTCTTGacatacaaaaaaaacatggataATTCTTTTTTCGTTCGTTCTTTTGAATTGCAGGTGCCCATTGTCCCTATTGTATTCCAGTCACAGAAGCATCTAATTGATTTCAAGAAATACATTTTCGTTCCAGGtaaaaatatttcttctttGTATCATGTTGTATCTTATAATGCACTGATTTGACAACAGCCGATAAAAAAGTCCGTGCTGGTAGAAACATTGAAACATAATTGGAAATTTATGGGGAAGAAATGGGGACAGGATGGGGTCGTAAGTTAAAAGTAGAGCACTTTCAAATTTCAATGgatcaagagggggggggggtagtcacGTGTTCGTATCCCTTCCATTCTGCTCATTTCCATGACGTTAGACTTGCAATTCATAAAAGACTCTATAGTATAATACGCGATACTGAATATTCATACTAGAAAACATCTAATAACTACTTCGAACTCAATATTTTAGCAAGAAAGTCTACATTTTCCACACTGAACCGACGATGTCCGTATATCCATCCCTGCGTAACCACGATCTttatcaatgtacatgtatgttggctTATATTTCAAAAGAGAGATGTTTATATTCACTGTTAATACTTAACACCTCTAAGAAATGGGTAATCTTGCTTCACTTTCTGTTGCTATACCTCTATAGGTGAATATAAAGGAGTTGTCCTACCACCTATCTCAACAGAAGGACTGACTTTAGATGACGCCCAGGATCTGTGTGACAGAGTTCGCGCCAAGATGATCGACTGTTTCAACGAACTTGAGAATGGGTCACACACCAAATGAATGACAGCTTATTTCATGAACTAGTCGATAGACATACACAGCAGGATGCTTAGACTATATACGTTCggagtacactgtaaaaaatattgggtaaaattttaaccagcacgagggtaagtATGTGTCCAACCagtttggggcagtattttacccaatgcgggaagcataagCAGCAAATGCTTTCtttaatgggcaaaattttcatcacactggataaataaaaatgccaaaaagaaatgcctaatgttggttggacacgtaattaccctcatggagcattattacccacaattttttagagtgtatactGAATTGATatgggatttaaaaaaaagaatgttttaatAATCAATCGACAGTGTCAACGAATTTCTGTGCCTACTTTGAAAAGATTGCCCGTTTGTCTATTTCAACAAATTTGTGGAAAGTTTAAGCGCTTTTAACCAACTAATTTGTTCTCAGCCAGTCGGATACCAGGATTATGGGAGATCATAGAAATTGACATAACTGAATACTCGCCTTATATAGTAAATTATACTCCTGCATATATCTGCATTAAAACATAGTGGTGTGACCATGACTATAGATATGATAGAGAGCAATTTTGTACAGGAAGTTGATTCTTACATGTATTATGCCATGTTTTATACTTCGTTTCTTCCtcatcattattcataataagattaagaataataaaaattcaAACTAGTCTCTTCAGTTCTAGTACACAGAAGAAGTGGGTAAAATGCACTAGAAATGCCATGTGCATGGTAACTTCAAGTTTTTCTAAACACGATAAAGCATTTCCATACTATTGTCAGTGACAGTATTTTCAGTCATGACATATTTTCCTTCAGACATTTTGAGCATAAAATTCTGGGTCCTTCTCATCATGGAGCTTAGTAGCTCCATGGTTCATAAAAACTTGCAACTATTGTTATTTTGCTATTACTATACCTACAGTGGAAACCTTGATGTTTAATTGGCTGCTGaacaataatggcaaagttacaatagttatATGGACATGATGAAATGGCCTCCAAATGTTATAGCTCGTATTGACTTAACGATAAGAACACttgttctctctttctttctcctgttTCCAACTTTTAACACTCCGCACGATTCAACAAAATCTGCTTAATTAGACCTACCTCAACATAATAAGGTCCATTTACCTATTTCTCGATTTTTGATAAGATAATCGAGTTTTATTTGGaatactatacagtgcgtcccagaaaaaacgaaaccgagatttagcgatgatttatcataacttaatcataaataaaatagacaaatgacctaccaatgtaaagcttagaatctcctctttcatctgatatcacttagataattcctcattcacgcatgagtgagcaaaaacaatttgaagaaaggataccaaaaactcatttggcggggggtatctgaatttcaaaaagaaaatcacatgactgaaaagttcaatatctgctcttttatttgataccttaatcacagaaaatggtcacgaagtaaaaaagttatgatccctcgaaacaatgcttgtatttccataatttcattaaataaacgtgttttcactggtttcccacagaagctatcgcacggtaacaaaagacttaatgcatggctgatcgtcaacaaaacggaatgTCGAGAGAGTTTGAACGCttgcctgtaaaacctcttcattttatgaaattattgaaattcaagccttatttcaaataaccagaactttgttatttcttgaccattttctgtaattgaggtatcaaattaaagagcagatattgaacttttaagtcatgtggttttctttttaaaacccagatacggcccgccaaatgagtttttggtatcctttcttcaaattgtttttgctcactcatgcgtgaatgaggaattgtctaagtaataccagatgaaagaggagattctaagctttaaaatggtaggtcatttgtctattgtatttgtgattaagttatgataaatcatcgataaatctcggtttcgttttttgtgggacgcactgtacagttGAGTCGCCAGCGTTCAGCGCGCCATTGCCAGGTGATTGCACTTTGGACAGTTGAACTCTGCACGTTTAGAAAACGATAAACATCATGAACATGGCGAGAGAATAGAATTAATTACCTAATATTTGAGATGTTCGTTAATAAGTATACACCTCCAGCAATTAGGTATTACATCAAGATTCTTTAAACTACTTCGTCAGAGAAACATATCTAGACTTCGTACCTCTAAATAACTAATGTTCAATTTACGTGAATTGTGTTTTCTCTTAGCACACGCCTGCAacgtttcaaaatttcaaaccgagatttatcatgTGTATTTCAATTACAAACGATTTCGCAGCATTTATGGTTTCTAATTCAgcaatcatgatttttttgctGTCACGTGGAGTTTGACGATCGACATTCTGAAGAATTCTGAAGTAGGAAGCATCACGAGATACTAACGGAATCACAACAGACTGTGTGTTACTTATTGGTTTCGTTATAGCAGTGTTGTAGTATAAAACCGAATTTAAAAATTACGACAGGACAAATCTAAGATTGTGGCAAAAGACCCCGCATATTTCCTTTAAATACCATTAATATACGCCATCACTAAGTGGTTTCCATCTCTAACCGTCAATTGACAAGAATCAGGAAAGCTAGCTGAAGATTTGCAGCGACAAACAGGAACCACGGACTATAATAACTAATTCATGTAAATAACAGGCAATATTAATTGCACAATTCGACCaagttatcaaaataattatgtatttattccgGATTCTTTTTCTGCAACACACATCACGAATACATTATGTATGATAGATATGTCATACTGCGTTTTAAGAGTCTTCACAATATATATAGACATCACGAACAAGGTCTCATTGAAACGCCATCGTCATTTCGTCGTCAACTAAGATCTCAAGACCGTACCGTCGATCATGGCCTGGGACACAGAAGACACGGATGGAAGCACTACTGCAATTGGTCCAGTTCCTGGAACCGATCTCTCACCTTCAATCCGTGTTCCGTGGAGTATTGTAGTCGCATTGATGCTCCTGGTCCTACTTTGTAGCCGCAAAATTCGGTTCTACCTCAAATACCACTCTTTCGCTggaatctatttctttttcggcATCATCAGTATACCTATTATGCTCTTCAACGCCTGTGATCCAAAATCAACCAGGTATAGTACATACTTCTTTATCGACATGTCTATTCTGTGAGCTCTAGATATTTAAACCTTATTAGCTTACCCTTACCGCGAGAATTACAATTATTCAAGTCTTTAAATCTTTATATTAAGCAGTTTCTCTGCAGAGTGGGAGGGACGGGAAACGACAGTTTAGCAGTATACCCCTGTACttcattaataaaaatgaaatataggattcatatagcgcacgtatccaccttgttaggtgctcaaggtacTCCTTgtttacccggctaagctagtctaccaattCCGGTGCTTACAGCTTCCTGTGGAATTCCAttctgccggtacccatttacctcacctgggttgagtgcagcacaatgatggtaatttttttgctgaaggaaaacacgccatggctgggaatcgaacccacttCCCtaagattgaaagacgagagtcttaaccattagaccacgacgcccccattTATCATGTCAATGTGAGACTGAAGTGTCCTCAACGGGCATTGAAGTTGAGTAAAAAGTTTAATATGATTTTGCAAATATATTGCGTAACACATGATTGAATAGTCAAGGTACTATTAATAAGACCAAAAAGTGATTAATTGTAGTCCAGGTGGCTCAtgttattcaaaaaaatatatattgatttcttattgcaaaacatgaaattcaattcacaaaaaaataactATAGATTATATTTTGAGTAAGtatatttctgtttctgtttgtggtaactcccgtaggaactcggcaggacagcattttgctggtaaacgccaaactggtatataaccaattaccttggaaacattttacgtctaggttaatcagttaATAGTTCATCCCTTCGTAAGTCTAACTATGCTAACTTTGTCTAAAAGTTGAGTGGCACAGTGGAAAAACGATGTACTCTTGCCCAAATGCTGCAAATGAACCTTCATAGTTCAGTCAAATATTAACTTCGTTAATCAGGCCACCTGCAGAAATATATCACTGACCTATTACTTTTGTTGAATATTAATCTAAACAGTCGGTTATCAATCCTTTAGCTTTTGATAGGCATCACTCTACAAACTAATAATCCGGTGATTTGTGCTATGTCACATATGAAGAAAGTAAAATCGAATGACTTAAAATGTTGTCCGATTGtgaatatatcaaaatattgtactCATATTGGTTTATCATGATTTAATCACGAACCtctatttacaaaataaatatctcGTGCAATTACAGGAAGTGCTGGCAATCCATGATTTTCAATAATGTCACCCATTTATTGGTGAAAGCAATTACGTTATTTCGAACGACAAATCCAAGCATCGGTCGATGGTGTGACAgtatggtttatttccaattcgtccaattgccaagtcgtctgctatcatttggtGTATAATCggttcatccactatccacatggtctaattgccaattcgtccactcaccatttggtctaattggactaacgtgttaattgtgcaaaatgaatgaaaatgaaatggatattaggccaactggttatgagacgaaatggtcatagacgaaatggtgattagacgaagtgatgatcgGACCAAATGGTGATTGGAGCAAATGGTTGCTAGACGAAATTTTGATGGACgaaattgcattagactaaatgaaagtagaccatgtgtggagtggacaagttggcagtagacgaattggcaatttaccaacaGTATCGTGGAATGGTCATATGGCGTGTTCCttaaaaataagattttgttttctttcaatttcgtttcatttttatttagaaCAATGCGCTTTATGCCACGAATCTtgcatcaaaataatgtacCTTTTTACCTCAGAATTCCGAGATTACTGGTCCGGAGGGTGCAGAGTCCACTATTCGGTATCACGACCAAGATGATCGGAATGGAACGATATCCGGAAGGCCCCTTTGTCATTGTCTGTAATCATCAAAGCTCACTTGATTGTATAGGTAATATTCCTTCTTTTATGTCCTGCAGTTTTAGAAAGTGAACAAAGTGGTATATCCTCGATCTCGACGACGGCCCTGCATGTCGTTCGTCGTGTACTTAGTCTATATCGAAGTTAGATACGGAGTCTATATCGAAGTTAGATACGGAATTCTGAACAGCGCCACGAACATCGGCAAGATGCTTTCAAAGTTACATTGTCTGTTAATGCAGaacaactcccacttccctggttcaTGTGTAGGGTATTATGTTTGCTGATTTGGTAAACACGAAATGCATATCGGCCAACATCCACATTTGCTACATCATTTAAGAAATGTTTGTTTTGATTTCTGATCGGTAGGTTCTCATGGCTATACTCAGTAGAAAGGGTGGATACAATAGGGCCTTCATGATATTAATACGATGTTTTAGTAACACCTGGAATACCCTACAGTTCACATGGTTCATGTGATCAAATCAAAGGAAGTTTTATTCACAACTCGACATTAtcgaaaaaaaatttgcttttgAAATGGGATTGGCAAGGGAAGGAAAGGATAAACCTTTGCCGCTTCAATCCAATTTGAAATCTTTCGAGGAATCCAACCTGATCCTCCACCTGCCACTCGCATCTCTAGGCCTCTCTTGATGTTGCACACAAAGGGACATTAAATGTCTATACTAACTCTAAATGACCTCTCATCTGTCTTTCAATGCAGGTTTAATGGAGCTCTGGCCTACCCGATGTGTAATACTCATGAAGAAAATGCTTAAGTACGCAGGACCATTCGGCCTGGGAGCCATCTTGGCCGGGTCCATCTTTGTCGACAGGTCTAACAACCGAAGCGCCAAAGACACTTTAAGCCAAGCTGTAAAGATCATTCAGACCAAGGGTGTAAGTTGTAATAACCTGCGACATGATTCAAAGTGATTCAAACAAGGCATAACAATTAGTATACTTTCACTTCTCTCATAAACACTTTAAAGATTGATCAAAATAACCAATGTATTGGTGAATATAtgtgtccacccccccccccaaaaaaaagtcaaattcaaCTGATTCAATCATTTGTTAGAATATcttattttttgtgtgattttgacCACTATTATTGGTCGGACATaattcaccatcaccattatgtttttttaagaaTGGAGTTGACGAAAAtaactttttatcatttttaaaagtACACGCATTAAATAATCATCTTCAGAAACAACACCACATGGAATGAATTAGGATGTTTAGGGGAATGTGAACATGATGGTGGCTGTCGTgtctaaaataatattatttagcCTAATATCACGATTGTACGGTgtactttcttttctttttatcactATCTCACAGTATCGAGTATTCATTTTCCCCGAAGGAACCAGAAAGTTACCAAAGGAATCATCGGGGACGATTGGCAATTCAGAACCACTGCTCCCGTTTAAAAGGGGAGCATTCAACCTCGCGATTCTCTCACAGGTATTTTCTAAATTAAATCCAACCGTGTGCTCTACCAAAAAGTTGATGTTTCTTGACTTTATTCCAACAAATTACATGCTTTATTCTTGAATAAGTATTATTCTACATCATCCAGTTCAAGGGAACAGTCTTTGATTCGTTATGATCTGAAATCATAATAACTTCAGAAAACCAGCTATTATTTCGAACATGCAATTATTCATAGGGTCCTCTATAATGGAGACCATAAACAGTAAATTTGTgtctctttatttcattttgcgGTGATAGCTTCAATTCTTCGACATTTATTCAGTACATCGATTACGATAATCGAAACCAAAGATAATTAAGCTAACTGTCTTTACTGTTATAATTTCAGGTTCCAATTGTACCTGTCGTCTTCTCTTCGCAGAAGCATCTGATTGATTTCAAGGAATACAAATTCGTTTCCGGTATATAACTTTCACTTAGTAAACATTCCACACAAGTCAAgcaattcatcatcattatcgtcatcattatcactatcgtATATAACAAAATGGCACTGAATAAAGACACGCTCAAACATTTTCGTCTCACATTAATCACGGGCAAAacactttcttttcattcttctgtCTTTATTCAACGCCATTTTGAGACTGTAGTAAAAAGACGGCTTTTCAATCATCATTCCATTACTCATTTGAGTGGGAGTCCAGTCCTCTTAATAATCTTTACAACTCAGAATTCTTTACcgaaaacaaatcaaaacaacAGTTAAGTCCTTGATTCTGGTCAAAACGATATATTTGCAAATTTTCGTCAGCTCTGAAACTAAGGACGAAACCATCGagctaaaaaaaatccttatttCATAATGGAACGCAAAATTCACGAACGTGCTCTCCCTGATTTGACAATTTCCTTCAGTAGTTCCACCATAGTTCTATTCTTCAGTATTCTTTGGATTTCCTGCCATTGAAACATGATTGCCCTGATTGTCAAGAAAAATCTGTTCTCGACTGATTCATTTGATTATACTGCTTTACCACACTTGCATGAGCTAGGTTCTCCCGCTATGGCATCGCGAATTTCCTTAAAAAGGAGGAAGACAGATtaattattctgtttttttttttcaacattagGTGAATACACAGGTGTCGTCCTGCCGCCCATATCAACCAAGGGGCTGACACTTGAGGATGTTCCTGATCTCAGTGACAGAGTCCGTTCCCAGATGATCGCTTGCTTCAACGAACTGGAACAAACTCAGAGCCGCTGAGGGCGCTGTCCTAgctatcatggacctactaaaaACACCTGACATGTAGGTCCATGCGCCAATCAAGATCGGGTTCGATGACTTCGATATGACTTGTGAAAACTGCAGCGTTGGATCAGCAACTAATGTTGCCACAAAACCGTCAAATACTGTGGACACGGTGGAAAATACATCTTCACAGCTTTTAAAGACATCGCGAAACGACACAAGTTGGTTTCAATCTAGTCCGAACATTTCTCTGTTGATCTACGGACATTTGCTATTCTTCGCACATCGAGGATACGGCCATTATGACGATTTCGGAGCCAGAAATGTACTATACTCTAACATGGACCTAAACTCTGATTACAGTAAAGCTTGATATGGCAATAAGCCCTAGCATTACCATTATATAGGCCCCACCCATTATCATCCACATTTAGAAGAGGAAAAATCACTCCATGTGGAGTGTTGCCGTGGTTTGTTACTCAGGTCAACCAACATGGTTGCATTAAGACTTACAATTTGTACTTTGTACGTAAAGAATCCATGTTGTCCCACATGTCTGCCCTTCGATCATGACTCAGTCACACTGTAGCGAGGACAATCGGACCGATAAAATACCgaacaaacaatataaaacaaaaacacgGTTTTCAGTGTGACCAGTATGGTCAGTGTGATCCGATAGAGGTTCCCACGTACACTAAACAGGTCATGCTCGGTCGATCCCAATCATGAGGCATGATCGGCCAAGAACACCTTCATTATTTTGGGAGCGATGcctccccctccttttttttttttgggggggggtgccaaATTTTTCGCGCCAATTCTAACCCCGTATTAGTCCGACTCTGGAACCGCGCGTGGTATAATTATGAGTCAATTCAACAATATTTATCAGGTTTCATGTTCAGGCATATGACAGATTAGGAACGCAAGTTTGCTACTACATTCATAATCTCGAGGTTTgtttcatattcatacacttttagTCTTACATATTTAATGACTATCTAATAATTGTTGAACCATAAACTACATTCACATCAACGAAACCACTCCAGACCGTTCAAAGttaattcattatttcaaaaaGGGGTATCATCGGTCAGTTTGGAGTCTGCATCCTTGATGTGATTGGATAGACTTTTTGTTCTTTCAAACGTAAGTGGTTATGGA
Above is a window of Lytechinus pictus isolate F3 Inbred chromosome 15, Lp3.0, whole genome shotgun sequence DNA encoding:
- the LOC129277187 gene encoding 1-acyl-sn-glycerol-3-phosphate acyltransferase alpha-like, which gives rise to MTWDAENKGGDSIGLEPSPGTDSSLSSLSLWITLFTLCAIVIISNRKLRFYMKYHAFTGIYFFFGIICVPFMLFNPCDPKAVTVPIFFARWVQSPLFGISAKIIGMERYPDGPFVIVCNHQSSLDCLGLVELWPPRSVIIMKKMLKYAGPFGICAILAGTIFVERNKNRSTRDNLKDAVEVIKRKGYRVFFFPEGTRRLTQKNTESSEPMLPFKKGAFNVAILTQVPIVPIVFQSQKHLIDFKKYIFVPGEYKGVVLPPISTEGLTLDDAQDLCDRVRAKMIDCFNELENGSHTK
- the LOC129277450 gene encoding 1-acyl-sn-glycerol-3-phosphate acyltransferase alpha-like encodes the protein MAWDTEDTDGSTTAIGPVPGTDLSPSIRVPWSIVVALMLLVLLCSRKIRFYLKYHSFAGIYFFFGIISIPIMLFNACDPKSTRIPRLLVRRVQSPLFGITTKMIGMERYPEGPFVIVCNHQSSLDCIGLMELWPTRCVILMKKMLKYAGPFGLGAILAGSIFVDRSNNRSAKDTLSQAVKIIQTKGYRVFIFPEGTRKLPKESSGTIGNSEPLLPFKRGAFNLAILSQVPIVPVVFSSQKHLIDFKEYKFVSGEYTGVVLPPISTKGLTLEDVPDLSDRVRSQMIACFNELEQTQSR